The Collimonas fungivorans Ter331 genome has a segment encoding these proteins:
- a CDS encoding acetyl-CoA C-acetyltransferase produces MSPMNKLPARRVAIVGANRIPFARSNTAYAELSNKTMLTDTLRGLVGKYGLAGELLGEVVGGAVMKHARDWNMLRECTLDSGLHPATPAFDIQQACGTGLEAAILVANKVALGQIEAGIACGVDTTSDVPVGVNPGLQRGLMKLNAARGRGDKLMAMLRLLKPSYLIPEIPANAEPRTGKSMGQHAQITAARYGISREAQDQLALASHVNLAQACDEGFFDDLVMPYHGLTRDNNLRTNSSLEQLAKLKPAFDRQNGTITAANSSPLTDGASAVLLASEEWAQKKGLPIMAYLVAGEVAAVDFIDEHEGLLMAPAYAIPRMLRKHDLALQDFDFYEIHEAFAAVVLCTLAAWESADFCRDRLGLEQPLGAIDRSRLNIKGSSIATGHPFAATGTRVVATLAKILEQAGSGRGLISICAAGGQGVTAILEK; encoded by the coding sequence ATGAGCCCCATGAATAAGCTGCCTGCGCGCCGGGTCGCCATCGTCGGCGCCAACCGGATTCCGTTCGCGCGCTCGAATACCGCCTATGCGGAACTCAGCAACAAGACCATGTTGACCGACACCCTGCGCGGTCTGGTCGGCAAGTACGGACTGGCGGGCGAACTGCTGGGCGAAGTCGTCGGCGGCGCGGTAATGAAACATGCGCGCGACTGGAACATGCTGCGCGAATGTACGCTGGACAGCGGCCTGCATCCGGCCACTCCTGCTTTTGACATCCAGCAAGCCTGCGGCACCGGGCTGGAAGCCGCCATCCTGGTGGCCAACAAGGTCGCCCTGGGGCAGATCGAGGCCGGCATAGCCTGCGGCGTGGACACTACCTCGGACGTGCCGGTCGGCGTCAATCCCGGTTTGCAGCGCGGCTTGATGAAGCTGAATGCAGCGCGCGGCAGGGGCGACAAGCTGATGGCGATGTTGCGCCTGCTCAAGCCGTCTTACCTGATCCCCGAAATTCCGGCCAATGCCGAGCCGCGCACCGGCAAATCGATGGGCCAGCATGCGCAGATCACGGCCGCGCGCTACGGCATCAGCCGCGAGGCGCAAGACCAGTTGGCCCTGGCCAGCCACGTCAACCTGGCGCAAGCTTGCGACGAAGGTTTTTTTGACGACCTGGTGATGCCGTATCACGGCCTGACGCGCGACAATAACCTGCGCACCAATTCTTCCCTGGAGCAGCTGGCCAAGCTGAAGCCAGCCTTCGACCGGCAAAACGGCACGATCACCGCAGCCAATTCTTCGCCGCTCACCGACGGCGCCTCCGCCGTGCTGCTGGCGTCAGAAGAGTGGGCGCAGAAAAAAGGCTTGCCGATAATGGCTTACCTGGTTGCGGGCGAAGTCGCCGCAGTGGATTTTATCGACGAGCACGAAGGTTTGCTGATGGCGCCGGCCTATGCCATCCCGCGCATGTTGCGCAAGCATGATCTGGCCTTGCAGGATTTCGATTTTTACGAAATCCACGAAGCCTTTGCCGCGGTGGTGCTATGCACCCTGGCGGCCTGGGAGTCGGCCGATTTCTGCCGCGACAGGCTTGGGCTGGAGCAGCCGCTTGGCGCCATCGACCGCAGCCGGCTCAACATCAAAGGCAGTTCCATCGCCACCGGCCATCCGTTTGCCGCCACCGGCACGCGCGTGGTGGCGACGCTGGCGAAAATACTTGAACAGGCAGGCAGCGGCCGTGGCTTGATCTCGATTTGCGCCGCAGGCGGACAAGGCGTCACCGCAATATTAGAAAAGTAG
- the pyk gene encoding pyruvate kinase: protein MRRQRKAKIVATLGPASADQKTILALFEAGADVFRFNFSHGSHADHQQRYDIVRAVEKIVGRPIAILADLQGPKLRIGTFADGKIALQAGQEFTLDRDVTPGSSQRVCLPHPELFEVIAGGQSLLLDDGKVRLQVLSCDGQAIHTRVINSGSLSDRKGVNVPDAVLPIPALTEKDKRDLKFALELGVDWIALSFVQRPEDVLEARALIGDRASILSKLEKPAALDQLDAIVQVSDAIMVARGDLGVELPPERVPGAQKRILRVCRQHGKPTVIATQMLESMITSPVPTRAETSDVASAIYDGADAVMLSAESASGAYPLPAVAMMDRIITEVERDPLYQNMLDAQHESPLPTRGDAICSALRDVTRIIGAKATVTYTSSGHTSLRAARERPMAPILSITPKLSTARRLALVWGVHSTISDQVHNESEMVTAACQTAVKEGFAKAGDQIAITAGMPFGEAGSTNLLRLAEIWPQ, encoded by the coding sequence ATGCGCCGTCAACGTAAAGCAAAAATCGTCGCCACGCTCGGCCCCGCCAGCGCGGACCAGAAAACCATCCTGGCCTTGTTCGAAGCCGGCGCCGATGTCTTCCGTTTTAACTTCAGCCACGGCAGCCACGCCGATCACCAGCAACGCTATGACATCGTGCGCGCGGTCGAGAAAATCGTCGGCCGCCCGATCGCCATCCTGGCCGACCTGCAAGGACCAAAGCTGCGCATCGGCACTTTCGCCGACGGCAAGATAGCGCTGCAAGCCGGCCAGGAATTCACGCTGGACCGCGACGTCACGCCTGGCAGCAGCCAGCGCGTGTGCCTGCCGCATCCCGAGCTGTTCGAGGTGATCGCCGGCGGCCAGTCCTTGCTGCTGGACGACGGCAAGGTGCGGCTGCAGGTGCTGAGCTGCGACGGCCAGGCTATCCACACCCGGGTAATCAACAGCGGCTCGCTGTCGGACCGCAAGGGCGTCAATGTGCCGGATGCGGTATTGCCGATTCCGGCCCTGACCGAAAAAGACAAGCGCGACCTGAAATTCGCGTTGGAACTGGGCGTCGACTGGATTGCGCTGTCTTTCGTGCAGCGGCCGGAAGACGTGCTGGAGGCGCGCGCCCTGATCGGCGACCGCGCCAGCATCTTGTCGAAACTGGAAAAGCCGGCGGCGCTGGACCAGTTGGATGCGATTGTGCAGGTATCCGACGCCATCATGGTGGCGCGCGGCGACCTTGGCGTCGAACTGCCGCCGGAGCGCGTGCCTGGGGCGCAAAAGCGCATCTTGCGCGTCTGCCGCCAGCACGGCAAGCCGACCGTGATCGCCACCCAGATGCTGGAATCGATGATCACCTCGCCGGTGCCGACCCGCGCCGAAACCTCGGACGTCGCCAGCGCCATCTACGACGGCGCCGACGCCGTGATGCTGTCGGCCGAATCGGCCAGCGGCGCTTATCCGCTGCCGGCGGTGGCGATGATGGACCGCATCATCACTGAAGTCGAGCGCGACCCGCTGTACCAGAACATGCTCGACGCGCAGCATGAGTCGCCGCTGCCGACCCGCGGCGACGCCATCTGCTCGGCCTTGCGCGACGTCACCCGCATCATCGGCGCCAAAGCCACGGTGACCTATACCAGTTCCGGCCACACCAGCCTGCGCGCTGCGCGCGAACGGCCGATGGCGCCGATCCTGAGCATCACGCCCAAGCTGTCGACGGCGCGCCGGCTGGCGCTGGTATGGGGTGTGCATTCGACCATCAGCGACCAGGTGCATAACGAGAGCGAAATGGTGACTGCCGCCTGCCAGACCGCTGTCAAGGAAGGTTTTGCCAAGGCTGGGGACCAGATCGCCATCACCGCCGGCATGCCGTTCGGCGAAGCGGGCAGCACCAACCTGCTGCGCCTGGCGGAGATCTGGCCGCAGTAA
- a CDS encoding TetR/AcrR family transcriptional regulator — protein MPESPRRAKTKKILSPDDWIDAATELLISKSIDAVRVESLARELGITVGSFYYHFKDRNDLLSKLLKRWHERTTTQVLRTFEGRVFSAEEVLDEVLALPFHGLTARRAAMIEFAIRAWSRRDDMARQAVREVDQQRLTYYSKGFQGMGFGKAEANSRAFTLYSFQLAQSLLWDLNDDKARKRQLIFTKELLLAPRQK, from the coding sequence ATGCCTGAATCACCACGCCGTGCGAAAACAAAAAAAATCCTGTCCCCCGATGACTGGATCGATGCGGCAACCGAACTGCTGATCAGCAAAAGCATCGACGCCGTGCGGGTCGAATCGCTGGCGCGCGAGCTGGGTATTACGGTGGGAAGTTTCTATTACCACTTCAAGGACAGGAACGACCTGCTCTCCAAGCTGCTGAAAAGGTGGCATGAGAGAACCACGACGCAAGTACTGCGCACATTCGAGGGACGCGTATTTTCGGCCGAGGAAGTGCTGGACGAAGTGCTGGCCCTGCCCTTCCATGGCCTCACGGCGCGCCGCGCGGCGATGATCGAGTTCGCCATCCGCGCCTGGTCGCGGCGCGACGACATGGCGCGGCAAGCGGTGCGCGAGGTCGACCAGCAACGGCTTACCTACTACAGCAAAGGCTTCCAGGGCATGGGTTTTGGCAAAGCGGAGGCCAACAGCCGAGCGTTTACTCTGTACAGCTTCCAGCTGGCGCAGTCGCTGCTGTGGGACCTGAATGACGACAAGGCCCGCAAAAGGCAGCTGATCTTCACCAAGGAACTGCTGCTGGCGCCGCGCCAGAAGTAA
- a CDS encoding 3-oxoacyl-ACP reductase codes for MSDLLIKLSGSRFGAGVVKLLGLPAPVELARSEGPYAEQPLTGKKILLGGSQNGYAMERLRQIARDAGAVPLESADGGPDILIMDATGCTNPSDYRALYDFFHPLMRSIARNARVLMVAALPAASGDPIAAATARGIEGFSRSLAKELGPRGATVNLAYVASDAIDRLVGVVHFFCGVQTTYVTGQALHVTSQVAAPASLVYHGALKAKVALVTGSARGIGRATAERLAQEGVQVICLDIPAASAALHETCRAIGAIPLLLNIASPDAPRQLMDFFKERFGRLDILVHNAGITRDKTLANMKEQSWDQVVDINFSAMAAIDRMLLSENILRDQARLVYLSSISGVAGNFGQTNYALTKAALIGYVAAQAPLLAGRGICVNAVAPGFIETAMTRDMPFMAREIGRRLNSVKQGGQPRDVAELITFLCTPGACGISGETIRVCGQGLVGA; via the coding sequence ATGTCCGACCTGTTAATCAAATTGTCCGGCAGCCGCTTCGGCGCCGGTGTCGTCAAGCTGTTGGGATTGCCGGCGCCGGTTGAACTGGCGCGCAGCGAAGGGCCTTATGCAGAGCAGCCGTTGACGGGGAAAAAAATCCTGCTGGGCGGTTCGCAGAACGGCTATGCCATGGAGCGCCTGCGGCAGATCGCGCGCGATGCTGGCGCCGTGCCGCTGGAAAGCGCCGATGGCGGCCCCGACATCCTGATCATGGACGCCACCGGCTGCACCAATCCGTCCGACTATCGTGCGCTCTACGATTTTTTCCATCCGCTGATGCGCTCGATAGCGCGCAACGCCAGGGTGCTGATGGTGGCAGCTTTGCCTGCGGCGAGCGGCGACCCGATCGCGGCGGCAACGGCGCGCGGCATCGAAGGATTCAGCCGCTCGCTGGCCAAGGAACTGGGACCGCGCGGCGCCACTGTCAACCTCGCCTATGTCGCCAGCGATGCGATCGATCGCCTGGTGGGCGTTGTGCATTTTTTTTGCGGCGTGCAGACAACGTATGTGACCGGACAAGCGCTGCATGTCACTTCCCAGGTGGCTGCACCGGCGTCGCTGGTTTACCACGGAGCGCTCAAGGCCAAGGTGGCGCTGGTGACGGGCAGCGCACGCGGCATCGGCCGGGCGACCGCGGAGCGGCTGGCGCAAGAAGGCGTGCAAGTGATCTGCCTGGATATCCCGGCGGCCAGCGCGGCCTTGCATGAGACTTGCAGGGCGATCGGCGCGATACCGCTGCTGCTGAACATCGCCAGCCCGGATGCGCCGCGCCAGCTGATGGATTTTTTCAAGGAACGGTTCGGCCGCCTGGATATCCTGGTGCACAACGCCGGCATTACGCGCGACAAGACTCTGGCCAACATGAAAGAGCAGTCCTGGGACCAGGTAGTGGACATCAATTTCTCCGCCATGGCGGCAATCGACCGCATGCTGCTGTCGGAAAATATCCTGCGCGACCAGGCCCGGCTGGTTTACCTGTCGTCCATCAGCGGCGTAGCCGGCAATTTCGGACAGACCAACTATGCGCTGACAAAAGCCGCGCTGATCGGCTATGTCGCGGCGCAGGCGCCGCTGCTCGCCGGGCGCGGCATCTGCGTCAACGCCGTGGCGCCCGGTTTTATCGAAACCGCGATGACGCGGGACATGCCGTTCATGGCGCGCGAGATCGGCCGCCGCCTGAACTCCGTGAAACAGGGCGGCCAGCCGCGCGATGTGGCGGAGCTGATCACCTTCCTGTGCACCCCTGGCGCCTGCGGCATCAGCGGCGAAACCATTCGTGTTTGCGGCCAGGGCCTGGTCGGCGCCTGA
- the hyi gene encoding hydroxypyruvate isomerase produces MTKLAANLTMLFTELSFLDRFDAAAKAGFKGVEFLFPYAFRAEQIADKLATNGLELVLHNLPAGNWEAGERGIACHPDRVSEFQQGVDDAIRYAKVLNVKQLNCLVGIVPAGVSAELARATVVGNLKFAADKLQAAGIRLLIEPINSFDIPGFFLTGTRQALDLIKATGSSNLFVQYDIYHMQRMEGELANTIKANLAQIKHVQLADNPGRFEPGTGEINYHYLFKFLEEIGYDGWIGCEYKPKAGTVDGLGWRAAYGL; encoded by the coding sequence ATGACAAAACTAGCCGCCAACCTGACCATGCTGTTCACCGAACTGTCCTTTCTGGACCGCTTCGACGCCGCAGCCAAGGCCGGATTCAAGGGAGTGGAATTTCTGTTTCCGTATGCGTTCCGCGCGGAGCAGATCGCTGACAAGCTGGCCACCAACGGCCTGGAGCTGGTGCTGCACAATCTGCCTGCGGGCAACTGGGAAGCCGGCGAACGCGGCATTGCCTGCCACCCGGACCGCGTCAGCGAATTCCAGCAAGGCGTCGACGATGCGATCCGCTACGCCAAGGTGCTTAACGTCAAGCAGCTGAACTGCCTGGTCGGCATCGTGCCGGCCGGCGTCAGCGCCGAACTGGCGCGCGCCACCGTGGTCGGCAACCTGAAATTCGCTGCCGATAAATTGCAGGCCGCGGGGATCCGTTTGCTGATCGAACCGATCAACAGCTTCGACATCCCGGGTTTTTTCCTGACCGGCACCAGGCAGGCGCTGGACCTGATCAAGGCCACCGGTTCCAGCAACCTGTTCGTGCAGTACGACATCTATCACATGCAAAGAATGGAAGGCGAGCTGGCCAATACCATCAAGGCCAACCTGGCGCAGATCAAGCATGTGCAGCTGGCGGACAATCCGGGCCGGTTCGAGCCGGGCACAGGCGAAATCAATTACCACTATCTGTTCAAGTTCCTGGAAGAGATCGGTTACGACGGCTGGATCGGCTGCGAGTACAAGCCGAAGGCCGGCACCGTCGACGGCTTGGGCTGGCGCGCTGCATACGGTCTCTAA
- a CDS encoding glycerate kinase type-2 family protein produces MTIANSAANSIKPRQLLLDMYQAAVDAVSATKCLPEYLARIPAPSGKGRTLVIGAGKGAAAMAKAVEDHWQGDISGLVVTRYAHGADCKRIEVVEASHPVPDEAGRKAAARMLELVQGLTADDLVLCLISGGGSALLALPAPGISLEQKQAINKALLRSGANIFEMNCVRKHLSAIKGGRLALACAPARVVTLMISDIPGDDPGIIASGPTLADPTTCADALAVLRKYNIETPEAILKHLESGAGETAKPGDPRLERNQHYVIATAQDALDAAAATVVAAGLTPYILSDEMEGEARDIGLAHAALARQIARRGQPFSKPCVVISGGETTVTVRGKGRGGRNAEFLLSLATALDGFPDIHAIACDTDGIDGSEDNAGAIYQPDSMRKAAELGLRPRAMLDNNDGYGFFSALGDLVVSGPTRTNVNDFRAILIL; encoded by the coding sequence ATGACTATTGCCAACAGCGCCGCGAACAGCATCAAACCTCGCCAACTCCTCCTCGATATGTACCAGGCCGCGGTCGACGCCGTCAGCGCCACCAAATGCCTGCCCGAATACCTGGCCAGGATTCCTGCGCCGAGCGGCAAGGGACGCACGCTGGTGATCGGCGCCGGCAAAGGCGCGGCAGCGATGGCCAAGGCGGTGGAAGATCATTGGCAGGGCGATATCTCCGGCCTGGTGGTGACGCGTTACGCCCACGGAGCGGACTGCAAGCGGATCGAAGTGGTGGAAGCTTCCCATCCGGTGCCGGACGAAGCCGGCCGCAAGGCGGCGGCGCGCATGCTGGAACTGGTCCAGGGGCTGACTGCCGACGACCTGGTGCTGTGCCTGATCTCCGGCGGCGGCTCGGCCCTGCTGGCGTTGCCGGCGCCGGGCATTTCGCTGGAACAGAAACAGGCGATCAACAAAGCCTTGCTGAGAAGCGGCGCCAATATTTTTGAAATGAACTGCGTGCGCAAGCACCTGTCCGCCATCAAGGGCGGCCGGCTGGCGCTGGCCTGCGCGCCGGCGCGGGTCGTGACGCTGATGATTTCCGATATCCCGGGCGACGATCCCGGCATCATCGCCAGCGGTCCGACCCTGGCCGATCCGACCACTTGCGCCGACGCGCTGGCGGTGCTGCGCAAATACAATATCGAAACGCCGGAAGCGATCCTCAAGCATCTGGAATCCGGCGCCGGCGAAACCGCCAAGCCCGGCGATCCGCGCCTGGAGCGTAACCAGCACTATGTGATCGCCACTGCGCAAGACGCCTTGGATGCCGCCGCGGCTACCGTTGTCGCTGCCGGCCTGACGCCATATATCCTGTCCGACGAAATGGAAGGCGAAGCACGCGACATCGGCCTGGCGCACGCAGCATTGGCGCGCCAGATCGCACGGCGCGGGCAACCGTTCAGCAAGCCTTGCGTGGTGATTTCCGGTGGTGAAACCACGGTCACCGTGCGCGGCAAAGGCCGCGGCGGCCGCAACGCCGAATTCCTGCTGAGCCTGGCGACCGCGCTGGACGGCTTTCCCGATATCCACGCGATTGCCTGCGATACCGACGGCATCGACGGTTCCGAAGACAACGCCGGCGCCATCTACCAGCCGGATTCCATGCGCAAGGCGGCGGAACTGGGGCTACGCCCGCGCGCCATGCTCGACAACAACGACGGCTACGGTTTTTTCAGCGCGCTGGGCGACCTGGTCGTCAGCGGGCCGACGCGCACCAACGTCAATGATTTCCGCGCCATCCTGATTCTCTGA
- a CDS encoding lipase secretion chaperone, whose protein sequence is MQIRHPFVWIGAAALAAAIAVPLLMTREEPPAPKKAAAQADLFPFVKSLQGTHPDGDIKVAAGDVLVVDAQLVDLFDYYLSAMGEKPLAAIRREIEQELERRLTPNAAGEAKRLLGNYIEYKTALVELDKNPQLGGNGLAAIRQRMEKMQELRARFFSPAESKGMFGSSDTEDMDTLARMEIGQDKSLSEAQKQAKLAALDAALPASVREARAAPLKIVKLEDNAAKMRQQGASEDDVYRMRAAALSPEAAARMAEVDQGEAAWKSRISAYLAERSKLSNADAIAELRNRMFDANEQKRLPAYEK, encoded by the coding sequence ATGCAAATCCGACATCCATTTGTCTGGATCGGGGCGGCGGCTTTGGCCGCCGCCATTGCCGTGCCGTTGCTGATGACGCGCGAGGAGCCGCCCGCGCCCAAAAAAGCCGCCGCGCAAGCCGACCTGTTCCCATTCGTGAAATCGCTGCAAGGAACCCACCCCGATGGCGACATCAAGGTTGCCGCCGGCGACGTGCTGGTGGTCGACGCCCAACTGGTGGACTTGTTTGACTATTACCTGAGCGCCATGGGCGAGAAACCGCTGGCTGCAATCCGCAGGGAAATCGAGCAGGAACTCGAACGGCGCCTGACGCCGAACGCCGCCGGCGAGGCCAAGCGCCTGCTGGGAAATTACATCGAATACAAGACCGCGCTGGTCGAACTGGATAAAAATCCGCAGCTGGGCGGCAACGGCCTGGCAGCGATCCGGCAGCGCATGGAAAAAATGCAGGAATTGCGCGCCCGTTTTTTCAGCCCGGCGGAAAGCAAGGGCATGTTCGGTTCCAGCGATACCGAAGACATGGATACGCTGGCAAGGATGGAAATCGGCCAGGACAAATCGCTGAGCGAGGCGCAGAAGCAGGCAAAGCTGGCCGCGCTGGACGCCGCCTTGCCGGCGTCGGTGCGGGAAGCGCGGGCAGCGCCCCTGAAAATCGTCAAGCTGGAGGATAACGCGGCCAAGATGCGGCAGCAGGGCGCCAGCGAAGACGATGTCTATCGCATGCGGGCGGCAGCCTTGTCGCCGGAAGCGGCGGCGCGCATGGCGGAAGTCGACCAGGGCGAAGCGGCCTGGAAAAGCCGGATTAGCGCTTACCTGGCAGAACGTAGTAAGCTCAGCAATGCCGACGCCATCGCGGAACTGAGAAACAGGATGTTTGACGCCAATGAACAAAAACGCCTGCCTGCCTATGAAAAATGA
- a CDS encoding esterase/lipase family protein: MKKQFLQWLGAALVVLAVLPAPSWAATGYTQTKYPIILVHGLFGFDKIGPVEYFYGIPEALHADGAQVYVAEVSAANSTEVRGEQLLTYVKQVLAATGASKVNLIGHSHGGPTIRYVASVAPQLVASVSSVAGPNKGAAVADIVRGVVAPGSFTQAILGSVVNGFTTLIDALSGGGNPQNSVAALDSLTTAGMAKFNLAHPEGLPATACGEGDYQVGGVYYFSWSGGQPLTNMLDPSDASMGLLSLAYGGAKSDGLVSSCGSHLGRVIRDNYGMNHLDEVNQVLGLVNIFETSPKTVYRQQANRLKGLGL, translated from the coding sequence ATGAAAAAGCAATTCTTGCAATGGCTTGGCGCCGCCCTGGTTGTCTTGGCCGTCTTGCCGGCGCCGTCCTGGGCGGCTACCGGCTACACCCAGACCAAATACCCGATCATCCTGGTGCACGGCTTGTTCGGTTTCGACAAGATCGGTCCGGTCGAGTATTTCTATGGCATCCCTGAAGCGCTGCATGCCGACGGCGCGCAGGTTTACGTGGCCGAAGTATCGGCTGCCAACAGCACCGAGGTGCGCGGCGAACAGTTGCTGACTTACGTCAAGCAGGTGCTGGCGGCTACCGGCGCCTCCAAGGTTAACCTGATCGGACACAGCCACGGCGGCCCAACCATCCGTTACGTCGCCTCGGTGGCGCCGCAGCTGGTGGCTTCAGTGTCCAGCGTGGCCGGCCCTAACAAGGGTGCGGCGGTGGCTGACATCGTGCGCGGCGTGGTGGCTCCAGGTTCCTTTACCCAGGCGATACTGGGATCGGTTGTCAATGGCTTCACGACGCTGATCGATGCGCTGTCGGGCGGCGGCAATCCGCAGAATTCGGTCGCTGCACTGGATTCGCTGACTACCGCAGGCATGGCCAAGTTCAACCTGGCGCATCCTGAAGGCCTGCCTGCAACCGCATGCGGCGAAGGCGATTACCAGGTGGGCGGCGTGTATTATTTTTCCTGGAGCGGAGGCCAGCCTCTGACCAATATGCTCGATCCTAGCGACGCCAGCATGGGCCTGCTTTCGCTGGCGTATGGCGGCGCCAAGAGCGACGGCCTGGTGAGCAGCTGCGGCAGCCATCTGGGCCGCGTGATCCGCGACAACTACGGCATGAACCACCTGGATGAAGTGAACCAGGTGCTTGGCCTGGTGAACATTTTTGAAACCAGCCCGAAGACGGTCTATCGCCAGCAAGCCAACCGCTTGAAAGGCCTGGGACTGTAA
- a CDS encoding 2-hydroxy-3-oxopropionate reductase: MAKIGFIGLGIMGAPMAENLQRGGHKLYLHDQKNPPAALIDGGATVCTSGAEVAKRADVIIIMVPDTPHVEAVLFAEKGVAEGLTGGKVVIDMSSISPIATKGFAKKINALGCEYLDAPVSGGEVGAKAASLTIMVGGSEGAFNDAKPLFELMGKNITLVGGNGDGQTTKVANQIIVALNIQAVAEALLFASKAGADPARVRQALMGGFAASRILEVHGERMVKRTFNPGFRIELHQKDLNLALQGAKALGVSLPNTAVAQELMNSCAANGLSGLDHSALCRAIEIMSNHEIAKA, encoded by the coding sequence ATGGCAAAAATCGGCTTTATCGGACTCGGCATCATGGGCGCGCCAATGGCGGAAAACCTGCAGCGCGGCGGCCACAAACTGTACCTGCATGACCAGAAGAATCCGCCGGCAGCGCTGATCGACGGCGGCGCCACCGTCTGCACCTCCGGCGCCGAAGTCGCCAAGCGCGCCGACGTCATCATCATCATGGTGCCGGACACGCCGCACGTGGAAGCGGTGCTGTTCGCCGAAAAGGGCGTGGCCGAAGGCCTGACCGGCGGCAAGGTCGTGATCGACATGAGCTCGATTTCGCCTATCGCCACCAAGGGTTTCGCCAAGAAGATCAACGCGCTGGGCTGCGAATACCTGGATGCGCCGGTGTCCGGCGGCGAAGTCGGCGCCAAGGCGGCATCGCTGACCATCATGGTGGGCGGCTCCGAAGGCGCGTTCAACGACGCCAAGCCTTTGTTCGAACTGATGGGAAAGAACATCACCCTGGTCGGCGGCAACGGCGACGGCCAGACTACCAAGGTAGCCAACCAGATCATCGTCGCGCTGAACATCCAGGCGGTGGCCGAGGCCTTGCTGTTTGCTTCCAAGGCAGGCGCCGATCCGGCCCGTGTGCGGCAAGCCCTGATGGGCGGGTTTGCCGCATCGCGCATCCTGGAAGTGCATGGCGAACGCATGGTAAAACGGACTTTCAATCCAGGCTTCCGCATCGAACTGCACCAGAAGGACCTGAACCTGGCCCTGCAGGGCGCCAAGGCACTCGGCGTATCGCTGCCGAACACCGCGGTGGCGCAAGAGCTGATGAATTCCTGCGCCGCCAACGGCTTGAGCGGGCTCGACCACTCGGCGCTGTGCCGTGCGATCGAGATCATGTCCAACCACGAAATCGCCAAGGCCTGA